The DNA window GACCGGCCGGGCGGGCTCCAGGGTCAGCGCCTCCGCGAGGTACCACAGCAGCTCGTGGAGCTGCCGCATGACCGGGAAGACGGCGTACATCCGCCCGGCCGTCTCCGGCGCGGCCCGCCAGCTCCGCCCCCCGAAGGTGACCTGCGAGACCTTCTGTCCCGCCCCGAAGCAGTCGAACACCGTGCAGCCGGGGTAGCCGCTCGGGCGCAGCCGCTCGTGGATGGAGCAGCGGAAGTCCTCGCGCAGGTTGCGGCAGGGCTCGCCCGCGGCCTTGTCGGCGGCGAAGTCGGCCGACGCCGCGAACGGCAGCGCGACGCAGCACAGGCCGAAGCAACTGCCGCAGTCGGCGAGCAGTCCGAGGTCACGGAAGTCGTCGGCAAGGGGCTCGGCGGGGTGCAACGTGCGGATCTCCTCGAACGCGGGCGGACGCTCCAGGATAGTCACCCGTGCGTGTACGGCGTGGTGGTGGCCAGGGCGGCGAAGCCCAGCCGGGCCAGGATCGGCCGGCTCTCGGCGGAGGCGTCCACCTGGAGGTAGCGGTATCCGCGGGCGAGCGCGTCGCGGGCCCGGTAGGCGACCAGGGCCCGGTAGACGCCGCGCCCCCGCCACTCCGGCTCAGCGGCGGGCACGGCGGCGGGGACGGCGATCCTGGCGGTCTCGGCGACCATGAGGGTCTCGGGCGGCTCGGCGGTGAAACCGGCCGCGAGCAGCCGCCGGTCGAGGTCGGCCGGGCGGTCGTGGCCGTAGAGCTTCCACTCGAACTCCGTGCCCAGCTCCGCGTAGTGGCGGATCTGGTCGGCGATGGCGGCGTCCGCCGTGCTCTCGTCCAGGTCGGACCACAGGACGCCGTTCCAGCAGGGCGCGGGGCCGGACTGGCGCACCACCGCGCCCGCCCGCTCCACCACGGCCCCGGGCATCTCGGGCTTGGGCTCGCGGCGGAAGCGCCGCTCGTACAGGCTCAGCACCTCGTCGTGGTTCACGCTCACCCGCCGAAGCGCCGCTGGCGGGCGGCGAAGCTGCGCAGCGCGCGCAGGAAGTCGATCTCGCGGAAGGCCGGCCAGTACGCCTCGCAGAAGTACAGCTCGGAGTAGGCCGACTGCCACAGCAGGAAGTTCGACATGCGCTGCTCGCCGCTGGTGCGGATGACCAGGTCGGGGTCCGGCTGGCCGGCGGTGTAGAGGTGGCCGGCGAGGTCGTCGGCGGTCAGCGTCTCGGCCAGCTCGTGCATGCTCTGCCCGGCCTCGGCCCGCTCGTACAGCAGCTCGCGCAGGGCGTCGATGACCTCCTGGCGGCCTCCGTAGCCGATGGCCAGCGTCAGGTGGAAGCCGGTGGCGCAGTCGCGGGTCGCCTCGACGGCGTTCTTCAGCGCGCGGGCGGTGGTGTCGGGGAGCATGTCGAGCAGCCCGGCGACGTGGACCCGCCAGCGGGCGCCGGGGCGGGCGAGCCGGTCGGCGACCATCTCCTCGATCACCCGCAGCAGGAAGGCGACCTCCTTGTCGCCGCGGCGCTGGAGGTTCTCCGTCGAGCACAGGAACACCGTCAGGTGCCTGATGCCGAGGCTCTCGCACCACGCCTGCACGTCCTGGATGTGGTCGGCGCCGTACTGGTGGCCGATGCTCGGGTTCGGCAGGCCCTTCTGCCTGGCCCAGCGGCGGTTGCCGTCGATGATGAGACCGACGTGCCGGGGCAGCGGGCCGGTCGAGACCTGGCGGCGCAGGCGCCGGGCGTACAGGGGATGAAGAAGATCGCTTACGTGCACCCCCTAAGGATGGCGTGCGAGGTCGGCCGGTTCGGGGGGATTCGAGAAAGTCGGCGCCGCGGGCGGCGCGGTCACCCCTCCCCGGCGACGGCCGCGGGCCGGCCGTCTCCCCCGGCATCCCCGCCGGCGTCTCCCCAGGCGTCCCCCCAGCCGGCGTCCCTGGCCCGGCGGTAGAGCTCGCCCTGCCGCTTGGAGACGAGCTCGTCGCGGATGCCGCCCGTGTCGGTGCACAGGCGCAGCGACACCACGCCCTTGCGCTTCTGCGGATGGCGCAGCACCCGGTCGGCGGCGGGGCGCGGCGCGGGGCGGGCGGTGGCGGCGACGTAGGCGAACTTCTCGTCCTCGAAGCTGAGGGTGCCCGCCTTGACCTGGCGGTGCAGGGACGTCCTCGGCAGGCGCACCGAGAAGTGGCACCAGTCGCGGCCTGGCTCGATCGGGCAGGCGCGGTCGTGGGGGCAGGGGGCGACGACGCTCAGCCCCTCGGCCAGCAGCACCTCGCGGGCGGCGGCGACCGTGGCGTAGCCGGCGGGCGTGCCGGGCTCGACGACGATCACCATGGCGGCGTCGCGGGCGAGCCAGCGCACGACGTCGGGGCGGTCCCGTTCGGGGAGCTCGCCCAGCGCGTACGACATGGTCGCGAGGTCGGCGCGCGGCCGGTCGAGGCCGGGCGCGACGGCGGCCTGCCGCCACGCGGTGCCGCGCACCCCGGCGGCCCGCGCCGCGCGGGCCAGGCGGCGGCCGAGGTCGATGACGTGCGGGTCGCGCTCGACGACCGTGACCTGGCGCAGCGACGGCCAGACGGACCCGGCCGCCCAGATCGCCGCCCCGGTGCCGCCGCCGGCGTCGAGCTGGCTGAGCGGCTCGAAGCCCGGGACCCGGGCCGCCGCCTGCCGCATCGCCAGCGCGGCGGCCTCGTAGGTGGCCGGCATGCGATAGGCGGCGTAGGCGGCCACGTCAGCCTGCCCCCGGATGTGCGGCGCCTCACCGGAGGGGCCGCCGACGTGCGCGGGCCCGCCGGAGGGGCCGAGGAGGCGCACGGCGTCGGCGGAGGCGCCGCCGCGGTAGCGCTCGGTGAGCCGGGCGACCGAGCGGGCCAGCTCCTGGGGCGAGTGCCGGGCCAGGGCCTGGTCCAGGGCGGTGCGGAGGTCGTCGGGCAGCATGGGCGGAGTCGCTTTCGAACGGGCGGGGACGGTGCGGAGGCGCCCGCACGCTGGGCCTCGGCCATTATCGGCCATCCGCGGGATCGCGTCGCCCCAGGCGCGGGCGCTCAGCCGTCGAGGAGCGCGGCCAGGCGTCTGGGCGCGACCAGCCGGTAGCTGTCCCTGATCAGCTCGTCGAGCTCGTCCCAGTCGTGCCCGGCCGTCAGCCACGCGCCCACCCAGCCCTTGGCGCCGACGTAGGGCGGCACGAAGAAGCGCTCCGGCTGGGAGCCGACCAGCGCCTCCTGCACGCCGGGCTCGGCCTTGAACGTCATCGACCGCCCGTCCTCGCTCGTCATGACGAACAGCTTGCCCCGCACCCGGAAGCTGGGCGCGGTGTGCCCGCCGAACGGCTGCTCCTGCGTCTCGGGCAGGGCCAGGCAGATCTCCCGCAGCCGCGCCGCCACCTCGTCGTCGATCATGTGGGCCTCCCATTCGCCGAGAGGCCGACGCTATCGCGCGGCTCCGACAGTTCCCGTGCCCTCGCTCAGCTCTCGGGCGTCTCGACGAGCGGCGTGTCCACCAAGTGCTCGATGAGGAACCACGTCTGCAGCTCGTTCGTCCGGATCACCTCGGAGACGAGCAGGTCGTTGGTGCCGTCGTCGCCCATCTCCTGGGCGCGGGCCGCCGCGTCGTGGGCGGCGATCAGGATGGTCTCGTGGGCCTCGATGAGGCGGGAGAGCATGGCCGGCACCTCCTCGCAGCCGTTCGGCGGGCGAGGGATCACGGTCATCTCGGCGACGTGCCGCGGGTCGCCGACGGCGACGCCGCCGAGGGTCTGCACCCGCTCGGCGAGCTGGTCCACCAGCTCGACCTGCTCGCCGGCGTGCTTGTCGAGCAGCAGGTGGAGCTGGTAGAAGGTCGGGCCGCGCATGAGCCAGTGGTGCTTCTTGTAGAGGGCGTAGAGGATCTGCGTGTCGGCCAGGATCTGGTTGAGCCGGCCGCAGGAGTACATCCGGGCGTCCCGCGACAGCCCGAGCGGGAACATCCGCACGGTGCCGAACTCCTGGATCTGCACGCCGTTCATGTGCGGCCACGGCTGGCTGCCGGTCTTGGGCCGGGTCGCCTTGGCAGGTCGTCTGGTCGTCATGCGCGTCTCCTCGCGGCGGGCAACAGCAGTCATCGTCAACCTCCCCTCGGCCGTGCCAAGCGCCGCCGCGAGGCGGCACAAGAGAGGGTCAATCCCGCGTCCCGGCGGCCCGCCGGGGGAACGCGTGCCGCCGGGCCACGGCGGCGGCCGCCAGGGCGCAGGCCAGCAGCGGGAGCGCGGTCCACGGCAGCGCCGCCGCGCCGGCGGACTCCAGCACGAGGCCGCCGGTCAGCGAGCCGGCGGCGATGCCGGCGTTGTAGACGGTGGTCTGCATGGAGGTGGCGACGTCGGCGTGGCCGGGCCCCGCGGCACGCACCAGCGCCGTCTGCAGCAGCGTCGGCACCCCGCCGAACGCGGCCCCCCACAACGCCACCGCGGCCACCGGCGTCCAGCCCGGCCCGCCCAGCAGCGGCATGGCGGCGGCCATCGCGGCCAGGACCACGAGCAGCGCCGAGCGTGGCCGCCGGTCGATCACCGCGCCGGTGGCCCAGATCCCGGCGACCGTCCCGGCCCCGAACACCAGCAGCACGACGCTCGTCGCCGCCGCCCCCGACAGCTCGGCGAGCGGCGCCAGGTACGTGTAGACGGCCTGGTGCCCGACCAGGACGAGCGCGGTCGTGCCGAGGACGACGCGCACGCCGGGCGCCGCCGCCACCCGCCGCAGCGGCGCCCGCTCCCCCGCCGCCTCGCCGGGGAAGTCCGGCACCTTCCACAGCACCCACGCGACCAGCGCGGCGGCCACGCAGGCCAGCCCGGCGAAGGCGGCCCGCCAGCCGAACGCCGCGGCGAGCGCCGCGCCCGCGGGCAGTCCCGCGCACAGGGCGACGGTGATGCCGGCCGAGACGACGGCGATGGCCCGTCCGCGCCGCCCTTCGGGGACCATGCGGGCGGCGTACCCGACGAGCATGGCCCACAGGAGCCCGCCCATCACCCCGGCGAGCAGCCGCGCCGCGAAGGTGAGCGGGTACCACGAGGAGGCCGCGGTCACGGCGTTGAGCAGCGCGAACCCGCTCAGCGCCGTGACCAGCACGGGCCGCCGCCGCAGCCCGCGCACCAGGGCGGTGAGCGGGATCGCGGCGAGCGTGGAGGCCACCGCGTACCCGGTGACGAGGAAGCCGACCCGGCCCTCGGTCACGTCGAGGGCCCCGGCCATGCGCGGCAGCAGCCCGGCGGGCAGCAGCTCGGTCATGACGGCGGTGAACGCCGCGGTGAACAAGGCCAGCAGGCCCGCCCACGGCAGGCGGGCGCCCTGCCCCGGAGGGGCGGTCATCGTGTCGGTCATGCGACCATGCTGAAACCTTCACATCGATGAGAAGGCAAGCGAGGAGGGCGCATGAGGATCGGGGAGCTGTCGCGCCGCACGGGCGTGCCGGCCCGGATGCTGCGGTACTACGAGGAGCAGGACCTGCTGCGCCCGGACCGGGCGGCCAACGGCTACCGCGTCTATCCGGAGGCGGCGGTGCACCGGGTCCAGCAGGTCCGGGGGCTGCTCGACTCGGGGCTGACCACGGACATCATCCGGCGCGTCATCCCGTTCCTGGACCGGCCCGACGACATCCACCTCCATCCCGACTGCCTCACGCCCGAGCTGGCCGACCTGCTCAGGTCGGAGGCGGCCCGCATCCAGCAGCGGGTGGAGTGCATGTCCCGCAACCGGGACCGCATCCTCGCCTACCTGGCGGCGGTCGAGGCCGCGAAGCGGACGGCGGCGTCGGGGGAGGCCGGGAGTTGAGCGCGCTGGAGGCCGTCCTCGCCGCCGCCGAGCGCGGCGCGCCGCCGGCCGCGGACGGCGGGCTGACGGTCGTGCCCCAGCCGTCCCCCCCGCGACCTCGGCGTGATCGCCTTCACCGGGCACACGGTCGTCTTCGCCGACCTGCCGCCCTCCTGGGTGCGCGAGCGGCTGCCCGCCGGCGACCTCTCGGCCCCGGTGAGCCCGCCGTTCCTGCTGGAGCTGGGCCTGCGGACCGGGCGGAGCGCCGGGAACCTCGACCTGCTCGCCGTGGCGGGCCCGCTTCCCGGGCCGCCGCCGCTCGCGCTGGAGGAGGTGACCGGGACCGGGCACCCCCGGGTGGAGCGGGCGCTGGCCTACCGGGACGAGGTGCGCGTCTGGACGTGCGCGGGCGGCCTGCTGACCGTGGGGCGGGGCGTGGCCGGCCGCTGGGAGGCCGCCGTCGAGGTGGAGCCGGGGCACCGGGGCCGGGGGCTGGGCCGGCTGCTCGCCACGGCCGCCCGCCACCTGGCGCCCCGGCCGCTGTGGGCGCAGGTCGCGCCCGGCAACGCGGCGAGCGTGCGCGCCTTCCTCGCGGCCGGGTACGCCCCGACCGGGTCGGAGGTCCTGCTGGTCCCCGGCGAGAACGGCGTCTGACGCCCCGGCGGAGGCCGGGACGGCGCTGCTACGCTTCACGGCGTAGCAGTCGGGTCCGCACGGGGAGTCGCGCGTTGGTCGTCTACGCCGGTCAGGGGGACGCCCGCCGTTCGATGGCGCTGCTGTGGCGCGACGGGCAGCAGCGGCGCGAGCCCCGGCCGGGGCCGAAGCCCGGGCTGAGCGTGGACGTGATCGTCGACGCCGCCATCGAGGTGGCCGACGCCGAGGGCATGGCGGCCCTGTCGATGCGCAAGGTCGGCGAGCGGCTGGGCCGC is part of the Nonomuraea coxensis DSM 45129 genome and encodes:
- a CDS encoding MFS transporter, with amino-acid sequence MTDTMTAPPGQGARLPWAGLLALFTAAFTAVMTELLPAGLLPRMAGALDVTEGRVGFLVTGYAVASTLAAIPLTALVRGLRRRPVLVTALSGFALLNAVTAASSWYPLTFAARLLAGVMGGLLWAMLVGYAARMVPEGRRGRAIAVVSAGITVALCAGLPAGAALAAAFGWRAAFAGLACVAAALVAWVLWKVPDFPGEAAGERAPLRRVAAAPGVRVVLGTTALVLVGHQAVYTYLAPLAELSGAAATSVVLLVFGAGTVAGIWATGAVIDRRPRSALLVVLAAMAAAMPLLGGPGWTPVAAVALWGAAFGGVPTLLQTALVRAAGPGHADVATSMQTTVYNAGIAAGSLTGGLVLESAGAAALPWTALPLLACALAAAAVARRHAFPRRAAGTRD
- a CDS encoding MerR family transcriptional regulator, giving the protein MRIGELSRRTGVPARMLRYYEEQDLLRPDRAANGYRVYPEAAVHRVQQVRGLLDSGLTTDIIRRVIPFLDRPDDIHLHPDCLTPELADLLRSEAARIQQRVECMSRNRDRILAYLAAVEAAKRTAASGEAGS
- the uppS gene encoding polyprenyl diphosphate synthase; the encoded protein is MHVSDLLHPLYARRLRRQVSTGPLPRHVGLIIDGNRRWARQKGLPNPSIGHQYGADHIQDVQAWCESLGIRHLTVFLCSTENLQRRGDKEVAFLLRVIEEMVADRLARPGARWRVHVAGLLDMLPDTTARALKNAVEATRDCATGFHLTLAIGYGGRQEVIDALRELLYERAEAGQSMHELAETLTADDLAGHLYTAGQPDPDLVIRTSGEQRMSNFLLWQSAYSELYFCEAYWPAFREIDFLRALRSFAARQRRFGG
- a CDS encoding Dps family protein, whose translation is MTTRRPAKATRPKTGSQPWPHMNGVQIQEFGTVRMFPLGLSRDARMYSCGRLNQILADTQILYALYKKHHWLMRGPTFYQLHLLLDKHAGEQVELVDQLAERVQTLGGVAVGDPRHVAEMTVIPRPPNGCEEVPAMLSRLIEAHETILIAAHDAAARAQEMGDDGTNDLLVSEVIRTNELQTWFLIEHLVDTPLVETPES
- a CDS encoding small ribosomal subunit Rsm22 family protein, whose product is MLPDDLRTALDQALARHSPQELARSVARLTERYRGGASADAVRLLGPSGGPAHVGGPSGEAPHIRGQADVAAYAAYRMPATYEAAALAMRQAAARVPGFEPLSQLDAGGGTGAAIWAAGSVWPSLRQVTVVERDPHVIDLGRRLARAARAAGVRGTAWRQAAVAPGLDRPRADLATMSYALGELPERDRPDVVRWLARDAAMVIVVEPGTPAGYATVAAAREVLLAEGLSVVAPCPHDRACPIEPGRDWCHFSVRLPRTSLHRQVKAGTLSFEDEKFAYVAATARPAPRPAADRVLRHPQKRKGVVSLRLCTDTGGIRDELVSKRQGELYRRARDAGWGDAWGDAGGDAGGDGRPAAVAGEG
- a CDS encoding GNAT family N-acetyltransferase gives rise to the protein MIAFTGHTVVFADLPPSWVRERLPAGDLSAPVSPPFLLELGLRTGRSAGNLDLLAVAGPLPGPPPLALEEVTGTGHPRVERALAYRDEVRVWTCAGGLLTVGRGVAGRWEAAVEVEPGHRGRGLGRLLATAARHLAPRPLWAQVAPGNAASVRAFLAAGYAPTGSEVLLVPGENGV
- a CDS encoding MmcQ/YjbR family DNA-binding protein — protein: MIDDEVAARLREICLALPETQEQPFGGHTAPSFRVRGKLFVMTSEDGRSMTFKAEPGVQEALVGSQPERFFVPPYVGAKGWVGAWLTAGHDWDELDELIRDSYRLVAPRRLAALLDG